Proteins encoded together in one Meles meles chromosome 7, mMelMel3.1 paternal haplotype, whole genome shotgun sequence window:
- the FMNL3 gene encoding formin-like protein 3 isoform X1 codes for MGNLESAEGGPGEPPSVSLLPPPGKMPMPEPCELEERFALVLSSMNLPPDKARLLRQYDNEKKWDLICDQERFQVKNPPHTYIQKLQSFLDPSVTRKKFRRRVQESTKVLRELEISLRTNHIGWVREFLNDENKGLDVLVDYLSFAQCSVMFDFEGLESGDDGAFDKLRSWSRSIEDLQPPSALSAPFTNSLARSARQSVLRYSTLPGRRALKNSRLVSQKDDVHVCILCLRAIMNYQYGFNLVMSHPHAVNEIALSLNNKNPRTKALVLELLAAVCLVRGGHEIILAAFDNFKEVCKELHRFEKLMEYFRNEDSNIDFMVACMQFINIVVHSVEDMNFRVHLQYEFTKLGLEEFLQKSRHTESEKLQVQIQAYLDNVFDVGGLLEDAETKNVALEKVEELEEHVSHLTEKLLDLENENMMRVAELEKQLLQREKELESVKETYENTSHQVHTLRRLIKEKEEAFQRRCHLEPGARGLESLGSEALARIGPAELGEGVLPSDLDLLAPAPPPEEALPLPPPPAPPLPPPPPPLPDKCPPAPPLPGAAPSVVLTVGLSAIRIKKPIKTKFRLPVFNWTALKPNQISGTVFSELDDEKILEDLDLDKFEELFKTKAQGPALDLICSKNKTAQKAASKVTLLEANRAKNLAITLRKAGRSAEEICRAIHTFDLQTLPVDFVECLMRFLPTEAEVKLLRQYERERQPLDELAAEDRFMLLFSKVERLTQRMAGMAFLGNFQDNLQMLTPQLNAIIAASASVKSSQKLKQMLEIILALGNYMNSSKRGAVYGFKLQSLDLLLDTKSTDRKMTLLHFIALTVKEKYPDLANFWHELHFVEKAAAVSLENVLLDVKELGRGMELIRRECGIHDNSVLRNFLSTNEGKLDKLQRDAKTAEEAYNAVVRYFGESPKTTPPSVFFPVFVRFIRSYKEAEQENEARKKQEEVMREKQLAQEAKKLDAKTPSQRNKWQQQELIAELRRRQAKEHRPVYEGKDGTIEDIITVLKSVPFTARTAKRGSRFFCDAAHHDESNC; via the exons AGCTCCATGAACCTGCCTCCTGACAAGGCCCGGCTCCTGCGGCAGTATGACAATGAGAAGAAGTGGGATCTGATCTGTGACCAG GAACGGTTCCAGGTGAAGAATCCTCCCCACACTTACATCCAGAAACTCCAGAGCTTCTTGGACCCCAGCGTAACCCGGAAG AAGTTCAGGAGGAGAGTGCAGGAGTCAACCAAAGTACTGAGGGAGCTGGAGATCTCACTTCGCACCAACCACATTGG GTGGGTTCGGGAGTTTCTGAATGATGAAAACAAAGGCCTGGATGTGCTGGTGGATTATCTGTCCTTTGCCCAATGTTCGGTCAT GTTTGACTTTGAGGGTCTGGAGAGTGGTGACGATGGTGCGTTTGACAAGCTCCGGTCCTGGAGCAGGTCCATCGAGGACCTGCAGCCACCCAGCGCCCTGTCAGCCCCCTTCACCAACAGCCTCGCTCGCTCTGCGCGCCAGTCTGTGCTCCG GTATAGCACTCTCCCTGGGCGCAGGGCCCTGAAGAACTCCCGCCTGGTGAGCCAGAAGGATGATGTCCACGTCTGTATCCTTTGCCTCAGAGCCATCATGAACTATCAG TATGGCTTCAACCTGGTCATGTCCCACCCCCACGCTGTCAATGAGATTGCACTCAGCCTCAACAACAAGAATCCACG GACCAAAGCCCTTGTCTTGGAGCTCTTGGCAGCTGTGTGTTTGGTGCGGGGAGGTCACGAAATCATTCTTGCTGCCTTTGACAATTTCAAAGAG GTATGCAAGGAGCTACACCGCTTTGAGAAGCTGATGGAGTATTTCCGGAATGAAGACAGCAACATCGACTTCATG GTGGCGTGCATGCAGTTTATCAACATCGTGGTGCACTCAGTAGAGGACATGAACTTCCGGGTGCACCTGCAGTATGAGTTCACCAAGCTGGGGCTGGAGGAGTTCTTGCAG AAGTCAAGGCACACAGAGAGCGAGAAGCTGCAGGTGCAGATCCAGGCGTACCTGGACAATGTGTTTGATGTGGGAGGCTTGCTGGAGGACGCGGAGACTAAGAACGTGGCCCTGGAGAAGGTGGAGGAGCTGGAGGAACATGTGTCCCAC CTCACGGAGAAGCTTCTGGACCTGGAGAATGAGAACATGATGCGTGTGGCAGAGCTAGAGAAGCAGCTGCTGCAGCGGGAGAAGGAACTAGAGAGCGTCAAG GAGACTTATGAGAACACGAGCCACCAGGTACACACGCTGCGGCGGCTCAttaaagagaaggaggaggcctTCCAGCGCCGATGCCACTTGGAGCCTGGGGCGCGGGGCCTGGAGTCATTGGGCAGCGAGGCTCTGGCCCGGATAGGCCCTGCAGAGCTGGGTGAGGGCGTGCTGCCCTCTGACCTGGACCTCCTGGCTCCAGCCCCGCCACCCGAGGAGGCCCTGCCGCTGCCTCCACCGCcagctcctcccctgcccccaccaccgcCCCCGTTACCAG ATAAgtgtcccccagccccacctctccCTGGCGCTGCTCCCTCTGTGGTGTTGACAGTAGGCCTGTCAG CCATTCGCATCAAGAAACCCATCAAGACCAAGTTCCGGTTGCCTGTCTTCAACTGGACAGCATTGAAACCCAACCAGATCAGTGGCACTGTCTTCAGTGAACTTGACGATGAGAAGATCTTGGAG GACCTAGACCTGGACAAATTTGAAGAACTGTTCAAGACGAAAGCCCAGGGCCCCGCTCTTGACCTAATCTGCTCTAAGAATAAGACAGCGCAAAAGGCCGCCAGCAAGGTGACCCTATTGGAAGCCAATCGTGCCAAGAACCTGGCCATCACCCTCCGCAAGGCTGGCCGCTCGGCAGAGGAGATCTGCAGGGCCATCCACAC GTTTGACCTCCAGACACTGCCCGTGGATTTTGTGGAGTGCCTGATGCGCTTCCTGCCCACAGAGGCCGAGGTGAAGCTGCTGCGGCAGTACGAGCGGGAGCGGCAGCCGCTGGACGAGCTGGCGGCCGAGGACCGCTTCATGCTGCTCTTCAGCAAGGTGGAGCGGCTGACGCAGCGGATGGCCGGCATGGCCTTCCTGGGCAACTTCCAGGACAACCTGCAGATGCTCACACCG CAACTCAACGCCATCATTGCCGCCTCTGCCTCTGTCAAGTCCTCCCAGAAGCTGAAGCAGAtgttggag ATCATACTTGCCCTGGGGAACTATATGAACAGCAGCAAGCGAGGTGCTGTGTACGGCTTCAAGCTCCAGAGCCTGGATCTG CTGCTGGACACCAAGTCCACTGACAGGAAGATGACATTGCTGCATTTCATTGCCTTGACGGTGAAAGAGAAGTATCCAGACCTGGCCAACTTCTGGCATGAGCTACACTTCGTGGAGAAGGCTGCAGCAG TGTCCCTGGAGAACGTGCTGCTAGATGTGAAGGAGCTGGGCCGGGGCATGGAGCTGATTCGGCGGGAATGTGGCATCCACGACAACAGCGTCCTTCGGAACTTCCTCAGCACTAACGAAGGCAAACTGGACAAGCTCCAGCGTGACGCCAAGACAGCCGAG GAGGCCTATAATGCGGTTGTACGCTACTTTGGCGAGAGTCCCAAGACCACACCCCCTTCTGTATTCTTCCCAGTGTTCGTCCGATTCATTCGTTCTTACAAG GAAGCAGAACAAGAGAACGAAGCTagaaagaagcaggaggaggtAATGCGGGAGAAGCAGCTGGCTCAGGAAGCCAAGAAACTGGATGCCAAG ACGCCATCTCAGCGGAACAAGTGGCAACAGCAGGAGCTAATCGCAGAGCTGAGGAGGCGCCAGGCCAAGGAGCATCGGCCTGTTTACGAGGGGAAGGATGGTACCATTGAGGACATCATTACAG TGTTGAAGAGTGTCCCTTTCACGGCCCGTACTGCCAAGCGGGGCTCACGCTTCTTCTGCGATGCAGCCCACCATGATGAGTCAAACTGTTAA
- the FMNL3 gene encoding formin-like protein 3 isoform X4, with amino-acid sequence MGNLESAEGGPGEPPSVSLLPPPGKMPMPEPCELEERFALVLSSMNLPPDKARLLRQYDNEKKWDLICDQERFQVKNPPHTYIQKLQSFLDPSVTRKKFRRRVQESTKVLRELEISLRTNHIGWVREFLNDENKGLDVLVDYLSFAQCSVMYSTLPGRRALKNSRLVSQKDDVHVCILCLRAIMNYQYGFNLVMSHPHAVNEIALSLNNKNPRTKALVLELLAAVCLVRGGHEIILAAFDNFKEVCKELHRFEKLMEYFRNEDSNIDFMVACMQFINIVVHSVEDMNFRVHLQYEFTKLGLEEFLQKSRHTESEKLQVQIQAYLDNVFDVGGLLEDAETKNVALEKVEELEEHVSHLTEKLLDLENENMMRVAELEKQLLQREKELESVKETYENTSHQVHTLRRLIKEKEEAFQRRCHLEPGARGLESLGSEALARIGPAELGEGVLPSDLDLLAPAPPPEEALPLPPPPAPPLPPPPPPLPDKCPPAPPLPGAAPSVVLTVGLSAIRIKKPIKTKFRLPVFNWTALKPNQISGTVFSELDDEKILEDLDLDKFEELFKTKAQGPALDLICSKNKTAQKAASKVTLLEANRAKNLAITLRKAGRSAEEICRAIHTFDLQTLPVDFVECLMRFLPTEAEVKLLRQYERERQPLDELAAEDRFMLLFSKVERLTQRMAGMAFLGNFQDNLQMLTPQLNAIIAASASVKSSQKLKQMLEIILALGNYMNSSKRGAVYGFKLQSLDLLLDTKSTDRKMTLLHFIALTVKEKYPDLANFWHELHFVEKAAAVSLENVLLDVKELGRGMELIRRECGIHDNSVLRNFLSTNEGKLDKLQRDAKTAEEAYNAVVRYFGESPKTTPPSVFFPVFVRFIRSYKEAEQENEARKKQEEVMREKQLAQEAKKLDAKTPSQRNKWQQQELIAELRRRQAKEHRPVYEGKDGTIEDIITVLKSVPFTARTAKRGSRFFCDAAHHDESNC; translated from the exons AGCTCCATGAACCTGCCTCCTGACAAGGCCCGGCTCCTGCGGCAGTATGACAATGAGAAGAAGTGGGATCTGATCTGTGACCAG GAACGGTTCCAGGTGAAGAATCCTCCCCACACTTACATCCAGAAACTCCAGAGCTTCTTGGACCCCAGCGTAACCCGGAAG AAGTTCAGGAGGAGAGTGCAGGAGTCAACCAAAGTACTGAGGGAGCTGGAGATCTCACTTCGCACCAACCACATTGG GTGGGTTCGGGAGTTTCTGAATGATGAAAACAAAGGCCTGGATGTGCTGGTGGATTATCTGTCCTTTGCCCAATGTTCGGTCAT GTATAGCACTCTCCCTGGGCGCAGGGCCCTGAAGAACTCCCGCCTGGTGAGCCAGAAGGATGATGTCCACGTCTGTATCCTTTGCCTCAGAGCCATCATGAACTATCAG TATGGCTTCAACCTGGTCATGTCCCACCCCCACGCTGTCAATGAGATTGCACTCAGCCTCAACAACAAGAATCCACG GACCAAAGCCCTTGTCTTGGAGCTCTTGGCAGCTGTGTGTTTGGTGCGGGGAGGTCACGAAATCATTCTTGCTGCCTTTGACAATTTCAAAGAG GTATGCAAGGAGCTACACCGCTTTGAGAAGCTGATGGAGTATTTCCGGAATGAAGACAGCAACATCGACTTCATG GTGGCGTGCATGCAGTTTATCAACATCGTGGTGCACTCAGTAGAGGACATGAACTTCCGGGTGCACCTGCAGTATGAGTTCACCAAGCTGGGGCTGGAGGAGTTCTTGCAG AAGTCAAGGCACACAGAGAGCGAGAAGCTGCAGGTGCAGATCCAGGCGTACCTGGACAATGTGTTTGATGTGGGAGGCTTGCTGGAGGACGCGGAGACTAAGAACGTGGCCCTGGAGAAGGTGGAGGAGCTGGAGGAACATGTGTCCCAC CTCACGGAGAAGCTTCTGGACCTGGAGAATGAGAACATGATGCGTGTGGCAGAGCTAGAGAAGCAGCTGCTGCAGCGGGAGAAGGAACTAGAGAGCGTCAAG GAGACTTATGAGAACACGAGCCACCAGGTACACACGCTGCGGCGGCTCAttaaagagaaggaggaggcctTCCAGCGCCGATGCCACTTGGAGCCTGGGGCGCGGGGCCTGGAGTCATTGGGCAGCGAGGCTCTGGCCCGGATAGGCCCTGCAGAGCTGGGTGAGGGCGTGCTGCCCTCTGACCTGGACCTCCTGGCTCCAGCCCCGCCACCCGAGGAGGCCCTGCCGCTGCCTCCACCGCcagctcctcccctgcccccaccaccgcCCCCGTTACCAG ATAAgtgtcccccagccccacctctccCTGGCGCTGCTCCCTCTGTGGTGTTGACAGTAGGCCTGTCAG CCATTCGCATCAAGAAACCCATCAAGACCAAGTTCCGGTTGCCTGTCTTCAACTGGACAGCATTGAAACCCAACCAGATCAGTGGCACTGTCTTCAGTGAACTTGACGATGAGAAGATCTTGGAG GACCTAGACCTGGACAAATTTGAAGAACTGTTCAAGACGAAAGCCCAGGGCCCCGCTCTTGACCTAATCTGCTCTAAGAATAAGACAGCGCAAAAGGCCGCCAGCAAGGTGACCCTATTGGAAGCCAATCGTGCCAAGAACCTGGCCATCACCCTCCGCAAGGCTGGCCGCTCGGCAGAGGAGATCTGCAGGGCCATCCACAC GTTTGACCTCCAGACACTGCCCGTGGATTTTGTGGAGTGCCTGATGCGCTTCCTGCCCACAGAGGCCGAGGTGAAGCTGCTGCGGCAGTACGAGCGGGAGCGGCAGCCGCTGGACGAGCTGGCGGCCGAGGACCGCTTCATGCTGCTCTTCAGCAAGGTGGAGCGGCTGACGCAGCGGATGGCCGGCATGGCCTTCCTGGGCAACTTCCAGGACAACCTGCAGATGCTCACACCG CAACTCAACGCCATCATTGCCGCCTCTGCCTCTGTCAAGTCCTCCCAGAAGCTGAAGCAGAtgttggag ATCATACTTGCCCTGGGGAACTATATGAACAGCAGCAAGCGAGGTGCTGTGTACGGCTTCAAGCTCCAGAGCCTGGATCTG CTGCTGGACACCAAGTCCACTGACAGGAAGATGACATTGCTGCATTTCATTGCCTTGACGGTGAAAGAGAAGTATCCAGACCTGGCCAACTTCTGGCATGAGCTACACTTCGTGGAGAAGGCTGCAGCAG TGTCCCTGGAGAACGTGCTGCTAGATGTGAAGGAGCTGGGCCGGGGCATGGAGCTGATTCGGCGGGAATGTGGCATCCACGACAACAGCGTCCTTCGGAACTTCCTCAGCACTAACGAAGGCAAACTGGACAAGCTCCAGCGTGACGCCAAGACAGCCGAG GAGGCCTATAATGCGGTTGTACGCTACTTTGGCGAGAGTCCCAAGACCACACCCCCTTCTGTATTCTTCCCAGTGTTCGTCCGATTCATTCGTTCTTACAAG GAAGCAGAACAAGAGAACGAAGCTagaaagaagcaggaggaggtAATGCGGGAGAAGCAGCTGGCTCAGGAAGCCAAGAAACTGGATGCCAAG ACGCCATCTCAGCGGAACAAGTGGCAACAGCAGGAGCTAATCGCAGAGCTGAGGAGGCGCCAGGCCAAGGAGCATCGGCCTGTTTACGAGGGGAAGGATGGTACCATTGAGGACATCATTACAG TGTTGAAGAGTGTCCCTTTCACGGCCCGTACTGCCAAGCGGGGCTCACGCTTCTTCTGCGATGCAGCCCACCATGATGAGTCAAACTGTTAA